The Sulfurimonas sp. genome includes the window CCCATAGCACCGATAAATAAGAAAATACCCATCCAAGTAAGTGTTTCATCGTCAAGTGTAGGCATCGCAGCAAAAGCCTCTGCATATTGAAGTGTTCCTGTATTCCAGTAAACTAAAAAGATACCAATTAGCATTCCAAGGTCAGCTATACGGTTCATAATGAAAGCTTCATTTGCCGCCCAAGTAGCACTCTCTTTGTGATACCAAAAACCAATAAGTCCCCATGAACAAAGACCAACACCTTCCCAACCTATGAAAAGACCTGCAAAGTTATCACTCATAACAAGAATTAGCATTGAGAAAACAAATGCTGATAACCAAGCAAAAAATCTGTTAAACGCTTTATCGTGATCCATGTAACCTATTGCGTAAACATGTACAACAGTTGAAACTAAACTAACAACCATCATCATTGTAACACTTACTTGATCAACTACAAAACCAAAAGGAATATATAAATTTCCTGTTTCCATCCAAGTCATCAACTCAACATGAACACTCTGACCAGTTGTAAGCACATGAACTAAAAGTACTGTACTGCTTAAAAAAGATACTCCAAGCAAAGCACTTGGAATAATTCCAGTTACTGTAGTTTTAGGTGAGGCAGCAAAAAGTGCCGCAAATAAAGAACCTACTAATGGTGAAAATAGTGCGATATATAAAAATATTTCCATTTATCTACCCTCTCATCGTTGACATTGACTCTAGGTCAATATTGTTATGTCGTTTATGCCAAACAATTAATAGACCAAGTCCTACAGCGACTTCACTAGCAGCAATTGCAATCACAAAAAATGCAAACATTTGTCCAGTTAAGTCACCATAAAAATGTGAAATCGCAGCAAAAGCAATATTTACAGAGTTTAGTAATATCTCTGATGCGAAAAACAACATTAAAAGGTTCTTTCTTCTCATTACACCTATTAAACCAATAGAAAATAAAATTGTAGAAAGTACAAGATAGTGATTTAGTCCTATTTCCATCATAAAAGTACCTTTTTATTTTTTTCTTTTTTTAAGTCTTTTATTTCAGCATCGCTCATTAGAGTCAAAGAAAGATCCATTTTCTTACCAGCTAAAACAATACCTGATATCATTGCAACAAGTAACATTACAGCAGCAACTTCAAAAGGAACAAGATACTTTGTAAAAAGTACTAAACCTATCTCTTGCGTATTACCAGCACCTTCAACCATTGGATAAAGAGCCTTAATATTATCGCCCACTATAGGAGCAGCAAAAATTAAAACCACTAAAATTGCGGCTAAAGTAGATAAGCCTGTAATTAAGTATTTATTTCCTTGTTTCTCTTTTAACTCTCTCGTAGTATCAAAAAACATCATCCCAAATGCATAAAGAGCCATAACAGCACCTGAATAAACAACAATCTGCACCGCACCTAAAAAATCAGCACCTAATATAAAGAAAAATGCTGATATAAAAATCATTCCTGCTGCTAATGCTGTTAAAGCATATAGTGCCTGTGATGTTGTTACCGTAATGTAAAACATCGTTATAGTTAAAAAAGCAAACAAATAAAAAGCAATCGCTTCAAACATACCCAAACTCCTTAATAAGCTAGAGGTGTTTTTTTAACACGCTCATCTTCATGTGGTGTAATTGCACCAAAACCTTCAAACTCTTGTTGAGTACCCGCTGTCATTACATCAAGTGGTGTTAGCATATCTGCAAAATCCACATAATGTTCTCTTTGATCACTTGCATTTTCGTATCTACCACCATGAGTAATAGCTAACTCTGGACAAACTTCTGCACAATATCCACAAAAGATACAACGCCCTAAGTTTATAGTGTAGTCAGTCACTTCTTTACGAGAGTTTTTATCTATCTTTGTATCTATTTTAATACAGTTTGATATACAAATTTTTTCACAAAGTCCACAACCAATACATCTTTCAGCATCTGACTCCCATAATCTTTTCATTTCATGGATAGCTCTATATCTTGGACCGATTGGCATCTGTTCTTGGGGGTAACTAATTGTATGTTTTTTAAACCATATTAGCTCTCTCATAACAACACCAAGACCAACAAAAAGTTCAAGTCTAAAACTTCTTTTTATAACTCGCTTAAATTTTTCCCAAGGTTCTGTTGGGTAATCCTCAATATCTACCATAAAGTATTCGTTAGAAATTTCTCTATTGTTAAATTGTTCGTTTTTCATCATTACCCCTTACATCAATACTATTGCAGTTACTAAAATGTTTAGTACCGCTATTGGCATTAATACTTTCCAGCATAACCACATTAATTGGTCTGGTCTTACATCTGGCCATGCAGCTCTTGTCCATAAAAAGAAAAAGAAGAAAAATGACATTTTTCCAAGTAATCCTAATGCACCAAACAAGCTACCATCTCCATATCCACCTAAAAATAATAAAGGTATTACAAAAGATATAAAGAACATATTTGCATACTCACCGATAAAAAATAGTCCCCATCTCATTCCAGAATACTCAGTACCAAAACCATCGATAATTTCATGGTCATTAGCAATAAGGTGGAATGGTGTACGACCAGTCTCAGCAAAAGCAGCTATCCAAAACAATATAAAAGCAACAGGTTGTGTCCAAATAATCCAATCTGTAATTCCACCTGCTTGATACTCATTAAAATCAATAAGTGAAAGTGAACCAACAAGCATAATTGGTGCAAGAATTGAAAGACCTGTAACTACCTCATAAGAGATAAATACAGCCGCACCACGAGCAGCAGAAAGTAATGCAAACTTATTCGCAGAAGCCATACCACCAAGAAGTGGACCGTAAAGACCAACTCCCATAATTCCTAAAATATATAATATACCAATATTTATATCTGCAACTATTGGATGTACTTCGTAACCAAAAATTGTAAATGATGGTAAAAATGGGATTGCAGCAGCTGCCATAAATGCAGTAGCAGCTGTAATAACTGGTGCTATCTTAAAGATAGGCGCTACTACATTTGTCGGGATAATATCCTCTTTTGTAAAAAGTTTTACCCCATCTGCTGCAACTTGAAGAAGTCCATAAGGACCAACATTCATTGGTCCAAGACGCCGTTGCATAAATGCAAGAATCTTACGCTCAAAGTAAGTTCCTATACCTGCAAGTGCAGAAAAGACAAGTAAAACTACAACGATTTTTATAACCGTTTCAATTAAATATGCTGTTTCCATATATTACACCTTTTGTATCGAAGCTGATGCAAAGCGATAACCGCTAAACAATGCCTCTGAATTTAGTTTAGAATCAAATGTTGGTAGTATTGCAATACTACCAGCTATTTTATTATCACTAATAATATTAAGAATAATTTTAGAATTATCATTTTCAACTCTTACACTATCCCCTTCACAGAATTCTGAATTTTCCAAAAACTCTTCACTCATATAAAGACCCGCAACTTCATCAAGATTTGTAGTCTTATTTGTAAAATCAGTAAATTGTCTCACAGGATTTGCTAGATAGATAATAGTACCTTCTAGTTTTTCATCATTTAATTTTTCTACATTTTGACTTGTACTTTTGTTAACTTTTACATTTTCTAAAACATAACCTCTAACTTCTGTGCCATCATTTTCATAATGATTAGGAAGATTATCAAAAGTTTGAGTTTTAAAACCAACACTTGTTGGAAGAGATTGTGTATACTCAATTACATTTTTTACGTTCATTCCAAGTGCATTTGCTATATCATTTAATTCATACCCATTATACTCAAGTGCTGCATTTGTTGGATTTACTCTTTTGTTGATTGATGTAAGAGTTCCTTCTTGTTGATTGATGGCTGGCATATCTAAATCGCCATCACCCAATGCCGATAATGTGAAATCAGCTTTTGTATTGTAACCGATACTGTATTCTCCCGCTTCCTCATCAAGTTCACAAATAAGAGCAACACCTAGAGAGTTAGTTAATGGAGGTATAATTGTTAAAGCTATATCACTACATTTTTCAACAAGAGCAACTAGTCTTGCAAGATTTTTAGAGTTTGGATGATTATATAAATCTGGTCCAACTATCATAGCAAACGAGTCTTTTTTCTTTAAATTTTTCTCTAAAGCTTCCATAAAATTATCACTTGCACCTAAAAGTGTTAAAAGAGAATTGTCATCAACAACAACTTCTTTAGAAACTTTTTTAGGAACCATTTTAGTTTTTTCTACTTCAACTTCTTCCTCTTCCCCTGTTTCTTTATTGACTTTCATCTCTTTAACAATCTCAACTACTTTTTCTTTTATAGTTTCTTCAACTGTTATAGTTTTTTCAGAATGAAACGATGCTAAATACTCAACCACTTTCGCAGGTAGTTTTTCTTTATCTCCAAATAAGTCTAGAATTAAATAAAGGACTACTTCTTCTTGAAGTGGAGCATGAGTGACAGTCATTATACTTTTACCAAGACCTTCGATGATAGGGTCTTTTACAGGATGAAAATATAAACCAGCACCTTTATTAACTGTCATAGAATTATTTAGTGCATATCTGGCATTTGGATTATCACTCTTAAGAGCTGATCCAACAGATATAACAAAGTTAGACTTATGAGTAGACTTTAAGTCACTTCCCCAAAGTTTTGTTCCACTAATTTCACTATAATTTTTCATAAATGTAGCAAAAGATTTTGCTTCATTATTTATAAGTTTATAACCATGCTTCTCTTTTAGAGTTTGCAGTATGTATGCTTCTTCATTTGTAATAGTTGAAGTAAACTTTATAGTATCTGCTTTTTTGAAAGCTTCAAGAGCAGATGTAAATGCTTTTTCATCTTTAGTAACATTTGTGTTTTCATAATCAAAACCATATCTACCAGCACCGCAAAGTGACACATAATTCCATTCATTCATCACACGATAAATTTTCTTCTCAGGGTTATCTATGCTTGTATGCTTAACATCATAAGTTATTTGACAACCAGCAGAGCAGTGACCACAGGTTGCTGGAATTTGTTCTAACTCCCAAGCATTTGATTTATATACAAACTGGGTATCTACTAATGCTCCAACAGGACAAACAGATGCACACTCTCCACAAGAAGTACAATCAAGAACATCAGTTCCATTTGTTAAACCAATAAGAGATTTATTTAGTTTGTTCCACATTGCGTAAGCATCTTTTGGCATCTCATCTTTATACTCAGCCTCAAGAGCATCTGCTCCTCTTGGAATTGTTTTAAGAGAGTTGTCACCAATCATATCTTTACATACAGTTGAACATCTTTCACAAACGATACAAAGACCAGAGTTATACTGAATATGTCCCCAATCATGAGTAGTTCTAGCCACATCTTTAACTGCAAAGTGTTGAGCATCTACTCCCATATCTAGAGTGTAGTTTTGTAGTTCACACTCACCAGACTGATCACAAACACCACATTCAAGAGGATGATTTACATCATAAACTTCCATTATGGCGCGTCGTTCTTGCTCTATATTTTCTGTTGATGTCGTGATATTCATACCATCTTTTGATTTTGCATTACAAGCATAAGCTTGTTTTCCATCAACTTCAACTAAACATAATCTACATGCAAGAGTTGGACTACATCTCGAGAGATAACAAATTGCAGGAATATATATATCATTTGCACGAGCAGCATTTAATATAAGCTCTCCCTCTGAAGTTTGAACCTCTTTGTTATCAATTGTAATTGTTATATTGTTACTCATTTATAACCTCTATTTTAACTTGATTGTATCTATAATTTGAAGTTTTCGAATCCATGCTAAAAATTGGATTGTAAGCAATAGTGCCTTTCATATACTTATCCACTTTAAAGCGTCTAACGAACTCAACTCCATCAATGCTAAACTTCACATTATCTCCTGATTTGATTTTTGAACAAAGTGCAAACTGTTTCGAACCAAGAAGGTCTTCTTTTTCAATAATTTGCTTACAATTTTTTGTAAACTCACTAAACTGGTCTAATGGATTTCTAGCATAAACTACACTTCCGTTAAACTCACCTAACTCTTCAACTTCTTCTATTTTTGGCTTTTTTCTATTTGTTTTTGGCTCAATTTTATAACCTCTATATGCTGTACCACTATTATCATAATAGTTATCAAGATTATCAAACTCAATCTCTTTAAAGCCAAGTTTTGAAGTATAATCGATAATATTTTGAGTTTTTACGCCAAGGGCAGATGCTATGTCGTTTAACTCATATCCATTATAAAATGCACCAGCATTTAAAATAACTAAATCTTTATCAATATTTACAAAGGTACCTTCTTGCTGATTTAAAGCAGGCATATCTAAATCTCCATCACCTTTTGCTTTTAAAGAAAAATCTGCTTTCACATTATAACCTAGAGTAGAACCATTTTCTTTTTTGTCTAAATCACAAATCAGACTAACACCTAAAGTATTTGTAACAGGAGGAATTACCATAATTTTAAAAGCAGTATTTTTTTGGATATATGCTGCTATTAATGCTATGTTTTTTGCTCTTGGATGATTTATAATATCTTCACCTATAATAAGGATAGGATTATTTTTTCTTGCATAATTGCTTTTTAAAGTATCTAATTCTTCTTCAGAAATATTACTTTCTCCGCTAAGATACCCAATATCAAGAGAATCAAAAAACTCTTCTTGAGTTGACTTATCTTCTACAAAAACATCAGCTATCATTGCTAAAGCCGCTTCTTCACTTCCCACTTCATTCTTAATGAAAAGTGAAACCATATTTGCAACATCTTTTTCTTCAACAGGATGAATAGAAGATATATAAGCCTTGTTATTTCCAACTGCTTGAGATAATGCAAATTTTAAGATAGGGTTATCACTTTGAAGTGAACTTCCAACACTTATAACAAAATCACTTTTCTTTAAATCATCAAGAGTTGCATTATAAAGAGAAGTATTTGCCATGTCTGCAAAACTACTCATAAACTCTTGAAAGCTTCTAGCTTCTTCATTAACAAGATTAAACCCAAGTTTTTTCTTCAAAAGGTTTAGTAAATATGCTTCTTCATTCGTAATATTTGAAGTAAACTCTACATTTTTAGCATTTGAAAAAGCCTCAACCGCTTTGTTAAATGCTATATTGTCTTTTGATTCAACTCTGTTTTCATAATCAAATCCAAATCTTCCCGCTCCACACAGAGCTGTAAAATCTGCCTCGTTTGTAACTCTTTTGATATCTCCATCCTTTGATTCATAATATAATGAACAAGCACTTGAACAGTGCGAACAACTTGAAGGGATTTTATCTAATTCCCAAGCATTTGATGTGTATTTGAAATTAGTAGATGCCATAGCCCCAACAGGGCAAACAGAGACACACTCTCCACACTCGATACAATTTGCCATATTTATCTCTATGCGAGATTTATAACCACCTGCTAAAATGTAAAGAGCTTCAACTCCTACAATTTCATTACAGGTAGAAGTACATTTTTCACATAAGATACAAAGAGCAGGGTCGTAAGTATGAACTCCCCATTTCTTCTTTTTTCTAGCTATGTCACGAACTCCAAAATCCTGAACGCCTATATCAAACTCTAAAGTTTTGTTTTGTAAATCACACTCTCCACTTTTATCGCATACGCCACACTGTAAAGGATGGTTTACATTATAAAGTTTCATAATGTTTTGTCTTTCTTTATACAAAGCATCTGAATCTGTTGTAAATTCCGAACCTTCAGTCGGATTAGTATTACAGCTTAATATAAATCCATCTACATTTTTTGCCTCAACAACACACATTCTACAAGATGCATTAGGAGTTGTTTTAGTAAGATAACACATGGTAGGGATATATATATCTTCACGACGCGCAACTTGAAGTATGCTTTCTCCTTGTTTAGCCACAACAGAATTGCCATTGATTTTAAAATTTATCATGTTGCAACCATTGCTATGTAATAACATCTCATACAGCGATTTGCTTCCGTTATAGCTTGTTCTTGAGTGAAACCAAAATTGACTTCTTTGTTATTGTCTTTTCTATTATCAACATCTAAAACTTCACTCTTTTGTCTAGGAATACCTGGTAACCAACCTGTAATTTTTTCATCTTTATCATAAACGCGTAGACTTCTTAAATGGTCTTCCATAATCTCATCATCATTTAGACTTATTTCTCCACTTTGAAGATATCGAAGCATTACTGATGTTCCACGCTTTGCTTGACCAACGGCGTTAACAATTGTCATAGGACCATATTCACAATCTCCACTAGCAAAAACACCTTTGCGAGTTGTCATATAGTCTTTTCCATTTGTCTTAATAGTTCCCCATGAGGTCATACCTATTTCCCATTCTGGAGGAAGTAATTCTAAATCTGCTGATTGAGAAACTGCTGGAATTATAAAGTCTGTTTCAATACTATAAGAAGCACCTTCAACTTTTACAAGTTGTGCGCGACCACCATTTGGGTCTGGCACTAACTCATATTTATCAACATCAAGTGATTTTAAGATATTATTTTCATCATTCATTTTATTTACTGCTGAATGAAAAAGAAATTCCACTCCTTCTTCAACAGCTTCATGATACTCTTCATAGGTTGTATTTTTTATAATTGTCTTTTCATCACGACGATAAATCATATAAACTTTTTTAGCATTAGCACGAATGGCACAACGAACAACATCCATCGATGTGAAACCCCCACCAACACACACAACAGTTTTACCTGTTAAATCAACTGCTTCTCCGATGCCATATTTATCCCAAAGATTAACTTGGTCAAGCATCTCTATAGCTGACCAATAACCTTCAACATCTTCTTTCTCATTATCACAACGAACTTTTTTACTTATTCTTGTTCCTGTTGCAACCATAATAGCGTCATATTCTGTTTCAAATCTTCTCATATCATCTGCTGTGACTTTAGAGTTAAGTATAAAATTAACACCCATATCTCTAACACACTCTATATCTTGGTTATATTTATCTATTGGCATTCTGTACTCTGGAACACCTACTGCAACTTCTCCCCCAAGGACAGGAAGTTCTTCATAAACATCAACTTCCACTCCCTGGGCAGCAAGATAGTAAGCAGTAGTTAAACCAGCAGGACCAGAGCCTATAACAGAAACTTTTTTGCCCATAGGCTTTTTCTTTTTCTCCATTGGATGATAAAAACCAAGACCATGATCGCTCTCCCAATCAGCACCTAATCGTTTAAGTTCCATAATAGATATAGGCTCATCAAGATTGGTTCGACGACAAGCATCTTCACAAGGGTGAGGACAAACACGACCACAAACATGAGCAAGAGGCATGGTTTTACGAGTAGCAGCTAAAGAGTCATAAAATCGTAAATCTCTTACACCTTCTATATATGCTGGAATATCTACATGAGATGGACACATATCAGTACATGGAGCAGTTATTTTAGCTATATAACTAACTTCTTGGGTGTAATGTTTAGATGCTTTTTGATTATTGATGCAATCCATAAACTCATCTTCAAAATGTGTCATTAAATCAATAATTGGATTTGGAACAGTCTTTCCAATCTCACATTTTGAAGTAAGTTGCATAGACTTACCAATCTCTTTTAAATGCTCCATATCAGCAATAGAGCCTTCTCCACGAGCAATCTTATCGAGTTGGTCATAAAGAATTCTTCCGCCCCATCTTCCAGGTGCGCATCTTCCACAAGCTTCTGAATACTCTTGATACTGAGCAGCATACTCCATAGCTAAACGAATAACATCTACATCTTCTTTAAATAATGCAACACCATCCCAACCTATAAAGGCTTTAGAATCACGGTGGTCATCGTATATTGCTGGTAGATTATATGCTGATTCTTTCCACTCTTCTTGAGGTTTACCAATATTGTTTATCAGCTCCCCTTTCCAAGTAGAAAAATATACTTTACTCAAAATAAATTCCTAGCCTTTTTTCACTACGATAGTCCAATCGACTTCGTTAAACTTTAAAGAGTTCATAAGCTCATAGCCACACTCTTTTACAAGATCAGCAGACTTTTGAATAGGTGTAAAGTTACCTATTTCAAACAAAAAGATTGCAACTTCACCCTCTTTATGTTGGGCTAAAAGTTCTTTCATACGAGGTTCAAACTCTTTTTTTAAATGTCTTAAATCATATCTTTTCATTATCGATCAACCTCTCCAAAAACTATGTTTGTTGTACCAATAATAGAAACAACATCTGGAATATAGTGACCTGGTAAAAGGTCAGTTAAAATACCTGTATGCCAAAAAGATGGAGCACGAAGTTTTAGTCTATAAGGATAAGGTCCGCCTTGAGAATTTATAAAGAAGCCAAGCTCACCTTTTGGTGATTCAGTTGCTACATATACTTCTCCAACTGGAGGACGCATACCTTGTGTTACTAAAACGAAATGTTGCATCAAAGAGTAGTTTTGAGTCATAATATCCATCTTAGATGCTGATATATATTTTGGAGAATGAGCCATTAATTCAGTTTGTCCATCTTCAACACACTTAGCATACATATCCATACATTGGTAAAGAATCTTAGCAGTTTCACGCATCTCTTCCATATAAATACGATATCTTGCAAAGTTATCGCCTTTGTCAGACCAAGGAACATTAAATTCTACTTCATCATACAACTCATAAGGCTCTTCTTTACGAATATCCCAAGGAGTTCCAGATGCTCTAAGCATTGGACCTGTACAACCCCATGAGTGTGACATCTCTTTAGAAATAACTCCAACATCTTCCATTCTCATAAGCCAAATACGGTTAGTGTCAAGAAGGTCTTCATAATCTTTAATATTTTGAGGAAGTTCATCTAAAAAAGTCTTTAGTTGAGAGATAAATGTATCTTGAATATCTAAAGGAACTCCACCTATGCGGATTGCCGAATGAGTAAGTCTAGCTCCACAATATCCCTCGATTATATCCATCAAATATTCTCTTTCACGAAATGCGAAAAGGAAGACTGTCATAGCTCCAATATCAAGTGCGGTTGTCGCCAACCAGAATAAGTGACTCATCAAACGATTTATCTCTAAAAGCATCATTCTGATAACTTTTGCACGACGAGGAACTTCTAAACCAATTAATTTTTCAACAGCTAGTGCAAAACCATAGTTATTTGAAGAAGAAGCGATATAGTCCATTCTGTCTGTTGTTGGCATGAACTCGTTATATATCATGTTCTCAGCCATTTTTTCCATTCCACGATGAAGGTATCCAACATCTGGATGAGCTTTTACGATTTGTTCTTGTTGTAAATGAAGCATTAAGCGTAATTGACCGTGAGCAGATGGATGCTGAGGACCAAAGTTTAAGATAAGTTCATTATCATCTCTATCAAAAGTAATATTCTCAAAAAACGGTGTTAATCTATTTTTTATTTGTGCCATATTTTCGCCACCCTATCTTTGTGGGTCATCAACAATAGTTGTTGAATCTCTATCAAATTTCTTAATTAAGAATACTCCACCCTCTTCTTGGTAAGGCTGTATTACTTCTGGCTCATCTCCAGTAATTTTTGTTCCTTTTGGAACTTCATGACCTAAGCGAGAAAATCTATCTGAATCATATCTATCTACTCTTGCAGTATCTCTAATTTCAGGTCCTATCTCTTCTCTTGCCTCTTTTCCATAGATCTTATCAACTTCATACCAAGCAGCTGCTTCATCACCTTGAAGTGGGTAAGTTTTTAGAAGTGGATGTCCGCTCCAGTCATAAGGCATAAGGATTCTCTTCATAAAAGGATGTCCATTTGCTTCGATTCCAAACATGTCAAACATTTCACGCTCACTCCAGTCAGCACAGCGAAAAAGTTTTTCAACAGAATTAACAGCTTCACCATTTTGAATAAACATCTTAATACGAATACGCTTTCTCTTATTCATACTTAGCATTTGATAAAAAACTTCAAAACCATTTCTATCTGCAATCCAATCAATAGCGCTCATTTCTGAAAGCTGAGAATATTCTAACTCATCTCTCATAAATTCTAAAACTTTGTAATTGTCCTCTGGATTTATAAATACTACAAGTTGCTTAACTTGAATAAAAGCGTCTAAAACTTCAAACTTAGATTTAATAGCTTCTAAATCTGCGTTGAAAACTTCATCACTCTCAGGTGGGCTTTTTGGCACTTGTGGAGATTTGTAAAATCTATCTGTGTAATATGCTTTAGCTTGAACATTATCTTTAGCTTTATATGCTCTCATTACATTAGCCTTTTTGCTTTTTGTGCTTTAGATGCATGATTTGCACGAATTTTTTGCTGGAGTAACATAACTCCATATTGAAGCGTTTCAGGACGAGGAGCACAACCAGGAAGATATAAATCTACAGGAATAATTCTATCAACACCTTGAACAGTTGCGTAAGTGTTAAACATACCGCCAGTATTTGCACATGAACCCATAGATATAACCCATCTAGGCTCTGTCATTTGATCATAAAGTCTTTTGATAAATTCTGCATGTTTTTTAGTAAGAGTTCCAGCAACTATCATAACATCCGCTTGTCTTGGAGATGCTCTAAAGATTGTTCCAAATCTGTCAAAGTCATATCTTGAAGCACCTGATGCCATCATCTCAATACCACAACAAGCAAGACCATAAGTAAGCGCCCAAAGTGAGTTTGAACGTCCCCAGTTTACAATCTTGTCTATACTTGTAAGTGCGACAGGCAATCCACCGTCTTGTGTGTAATTTACTTTATGTTGTGCCATTCAAGCGCTCCTTTTTTCCATGCATATACGAAACCAATAGTCAATAATCCTATAAACATTAACATCTCAGCAAATCCAAACCAGCCAAGTAGTCTAAAATCTACTGCCCATGGAAACATAAAAATAATCTCAACATCAAACAGTAAAAAAAGTAATGCAAACAGATAAAATTGTGGCGAAATTCTGTTTGGTTGTTTCGTGATTTCAGGTCCACATTCGTAAACCGAAAGTCTAATTTTTTCGCTATCTCTAGCTGCCAACGCACGACTCGCAAGTCGAGCAATAATTGTCGTAGCAGTAAATGCACCAAATGTTACAACAAATAGTACAAATACCCCAAAATACGGATTTGCAGTGCTTATGTGCTCCATATAACCTACCTTATAAATATTTTTTTCATTTTTTTTGAGCATAACTCTAGAAAAAATAGTTAGTACACTATATCAAAAAGAGTATTAAAGAAAGGATAAGAGTAAGTTAAGAATATATAAGTGTAACTAAAAGAAACGCTATTCTTGATTTTCAATAGAAAATGTGTATATTAGTAACACTTTCTATTTTAAAGGATTATTTATGCAAAAAACCCATTGATTTTTCACTATCGAAATTAGCATCTTTTTCTCTTTTTATTTCACTTACGAAGGCTTCTAAAGTAAAAAGTGGCTCATCTGTAACAGCAACTTTATATGCTGTATTTTTTATAATCAAATTAATTTGACCACCTGTTAATGGGTATGAGGCTAATTTAGCAACATCAAAATCTTTTTCATATGGAGCTTCTTGTGGTAACATTTTTTCCCATAATTCTACTCTTTGAGCTTCAGATGGTTTTTTAAATTCTATTTTGTAGTTAA containing:
- the nuoI gene encoding NADH-quinone oxidoreductase subunit NuoI, translated to MKNEQFNNREISNEYFMVDIEDYPTEPWEKFKRVIKRSFRLELFVGLGVVMRELIWFKKHTISYPQEQMPIGPRYRAIHEMKRLWESDAERCIGCGLCEKICISNCIKIDTKIDKNSRKEVTDYTINLGRCIFCGYCAEVCPELAITHGGRYENASDQREHYVDFADMLTPLDVMTAGTQQEFEGFGAITPHEDERVKKTPLAY
- a CDS encoding NADH-quinone oxidoreductase subunit G, with the protein product MSNNITITIDNKEVQTSEGELILNAARANDIYIPAICYLSRCSPTLACRLCLVEVDGKQAYACNAKSKDGMNITTSTENIEQERRAIMEVYDVNHPLECGVCDQSGECELQNYTLDMGVDAQHFAVKDVARTTHDWGHIQYNSGLCIVCERCSTVCKDMIGDNSLKTIPRGADALEAEYKDEMPKDAYAMWNKLNKSLIGLTNGTDVLDCTSCGECASVCPVGALVDTQFVYKSNAWELEQIPATCGHCSAGCQITYDVKHTSIDNPEKKIYRVMNEWNYVSLCGAGRYGFDYENTNVTKDEKAFTSALEAFKKADTIKFTSTITNEEAYILQTLKEKHGYKLINNEAKSFATFMKNYSEISGTKLWGSDLKSTHKSNFVISVGSALKSDNPNARYALNNSMTVNKGAGLYFHPVKDPIIEGLGKSIMTVTHAPLQEEVVLYLILDLFGDKEKLPAKVVEYLASFHSEKTITVEETIKEKVVEIVKEMKVNKETGEEEEVEVEKTKMVPKKVSKEVVVDDNSLLTLLGASDNFMEALEKNLKKKDSFAMIVGPDLYNHPNSKNLARLVALVEKCSDIALTIIPPLTNSLGVALICELDEEAGEYSIGYNTKADFTLSALGDGDLDMPAINQQEGTLTSINKRVNPTNAALEYNGYELNDIANALGMNVKNVIEYTQSLPTSVGFKTQTFDNLPNHYENDGTEVRGYVLENVKVNKSTSQNVEKLNDEKLEGTIIYLANPVRQFTDFTNKTTNLDEVAGLYMSEEFLENSEFCEGDSVRVENDNSKIILNIISDNKIAGSIAILPTFDSKLNSEALFSGYRFASASIQKV
- the nuoH gene encoding NADH-quinone oxidoreductase subunit NuoH, producing METAYLIETVIKIVVVLLVFSALAGIGTYFERKILAFMQRRLGPMNVGPYGLLQVAADGVKLFTKEDIIPTNVVAPIFKIAPVITAATAFMAAAAIPFLPSFTIFGYEVHPIVADINIGILYILGIMGVGLYGPLLGGMASANKFALLSAARGAAVFISYEVVTGLSILAPIMLVGSLSLIDFNEYQAGGITDWIIWTQPVAFILFWIAAFAETGRTPFHLIANDHEIIDGFGTEYSGMRWGLFFIGEYANMFFISFVIPLLFLGGYGDGSLFGALGLLGKMSFFFFFFLWTRAAWPDVRPDQLMWLCWKVLMPIAVLNILVTAIVLM
- a CDS encoding NADH-quinone oxidoreductase subunit J — protein: MFEAIAFYLFAFLTITMFYITVTTSQALYALTALAAGMIFISAFFFILGADFLGAVQIVVYSGAVMALYAFGMMFFDTTRELKEKQGNKYLITGLSTLAAILVVLIFAAPIVGDNIKALYPMVEGAGNTQEIGLVLFTKYLVPFEVAAVMLLVAMISGIVLAGKKMDLSLTLMSDAEIKDLKKEKNKKVLL
- the nuoK gene encoding NADH-quinone oxidoreductase subunit NuoK — translated: MMEIGLNHYLVLSTILFSIGLIGVMRRKNLLMLFFASEILLNSVNIAFAAISHFYGDLTGQMFAFFVIAIAASEVAVGLGLLIVWHKRHNNIDLESMSTMRG